One window of the Macaca thibetana thibetana isolate TM-01 chromosome 1, ASM2454274v1, whole genome shotgun sequence genome contains the following:
- the G0S2 gene encoding G0/G1 switch protein 2 — METVQELIPLAKEMMAQKRKGKMVKLYVLGSVLALFGVVLGLMETVCSPFTAASRLRDQEAAVAELQATLERQALQKQALQEKGKQQDTVLGGRALSNRPHAS, encoded by the coding sequence ATGGAAACGGTCCAGGAGCTGATCCCCCTGGCCAAGGAGATGATGGCCCAGAAGCGCAAGGGGAAGATGGTGAAGCTGTACGTGCTGGGCAGCGTGCTGGCCCTCTTCGGCGTGGTACTCGGCCTGATGGAGACTGTGTGCAGCCCCTTCACGGCCGCCAGCCGTCTGCGGGACCAGGAGGCAGCCGTGGCGGAGCTGCAGGCCACCCTGGAGCGACAGGCTCTCCAGAAGCAAGCCCTGCAGGAGAAAGGCAAGCAGCAGGACACCGTCCTCGGTGGCCGGGCCCTTTCCAACCGGCCGCACGCCTCGTAG